In the genome of Streptomyces globosus, one region contains:
- a CDS encoding serine hydrolase domain-containing protein — MNRRNRRTRTALAAALLLGLTAGPLATAAHAAAPAPAAASRDAAQGPDTAALRAALAGLPDRDATAALVRVGGNGRWTGTAGVRDLRTGAPAHENARFRAGSTTKVVTAALVLQLAAEGRIDLDASVQQLMPGLLPATFAKPVTVRHLLNFTSGIQGGDGFGDTVAEEYPHRFETITPQQSVASGTAKGPAFDPGTRQQYNNINYTVLGMLVEKTTGDSYAHQAEVRIFRPLGMAGTSFPRGTDPRIHGPHHRGYQLIDGRPVDVTEWNMSDRFAAGDMISTTRDLERFLTALFRGRVVPAPQLEEMFTVPDIPGATRSASLERFTVNGREVWGKTGARPGYHTVIAATRDLSRTLVYSVNSTDAKGDGLAVVQRFGLPAFNR; from the coding sequence ATGAACCGCCGGAACCGCCGCACCCGCACCGCCCTCGCCGCCGCCCTCCTCCTCGGGCTCACCGCCGGACCCCTCGCCACCGCCGCCCACGCCGCCGCACCCGCCCCGGCCGCCGCCTCCCGGGACGCCGCGCAGGGCCCCGATACCGCGGCGCTGCGCGCCGCCCTGGCCGGGCTGCCCGACCGGGACGCGACGGCCGCCCTCGTCCGCGTCGGCGGGAACGGCCGCTGGACCGGCACGGCCGGCGTCCGCGACCTGCGCACCGGCGCCCCGGCCCACGAGAACGCCCGCTTCCGGGCCGGCTCCACCACCAAGGTCGTCACCGCGGCGCTGGTCCTCCAGCTCGCCGCCGAGGGCCGGATCGACCTGGACGCCTCCGTGCAGCAGCTGATGCCGGGGCTGCTGCCCGCGACGTTCGCCAAGCCCGTCACCGTCCGCCACCTGCTCAACTTCACCAGCGGCATCCAGGGCGGCGACGGCTTCGGCGACACCGTCGCCGAGGAGTACCCGCACCGCTTCGAGACGATCACCCCGCAGCAGTCCGTGGCCTCCGGCACCGCCAAGGGCCCGGCCTTCGACCCGGGCACGCGACAGCAGTACAACAACATCAACTACACGGTCCTCGGCATGCTGGTGGAGAAGACCACCGGCGACAGCTACGCCCACCAGGCCGAGGTCCGGATCTTCCGCCCGCTCGGCATGGCCGGCACGTCCTTCCCGCGCGGCACCGACCCCCGCATCCACGGCCCGCACCACCGCGGATACCAGCTGATCGACGGCAGGCCCGTCGATGTCACCGAGTGGAACATGTCCGACCGCTTCGCCGCGGGCGACATGATCTCCACCACCCGCGACCTGGAGCGCTTCCTCACCGCCCTGTTCCGCGGCCGCGTCGTCCCCGCGCCGCAGCTGGAGGAGATGTTCACCGTCCCGGACATCCCCGGCGCCACGCGCAGCGCGAGCCTGGAGCGGTTCACGGTGAACGGCAGGGAGGTGTGGGGCAAGACCGGCGCCCGCCCCGGCTACCACACGGTCATCGCCGCCACCCGCGACCTGTCCCGCACCCTCGTGTACTCCGTCAACAGCACCGACGCCAAGGGCGACGGGCTGGCCGTCGTCCAGCGGTTCGGCCTGCCGGCCTTCAACCGCTGA
- a CDS encoding thiamine pyrophosphate-binding protein, with protein MTHDHDLVLRPTDAQRAAALAAPPGRTGGDLVVETLRGLGATTVFGLPGQHALGLFDAVGRSDLRLVTLRVENNAGFAADAYGRLTGEAVPLLLSTGPGALTALPALAEAAAASSPVLAVSSQVPTAGLGGGRRGHLHELRDQAASFRDVVKSVHSARTPSQIPSALAAAWESALTAPHGPVWVEIPEDVLRAETFIPQVTGMDATPHELAPRPELTALAAHWLEHAERPAILAGGGVIRSDAAGKLKQLAERLDAPVATTFGGKGAFPWKHPLSLQSWLEDRHTTDFLEDADVLLVVGSGLGELSSNYHTFRPRGRVVQIEADPGKLESNHTALGIHADARLALQALLETVAERRDPAAAGRVRTVLSAVAARLAAQNLDLEQGLLASIRSALPARSPSFWDMTILAYWAWSAFDPRHPNTMHSAQGAGGLGYAFPAALGACLAEPGTPVLAVSGDGGAMYSLAELATARQHDLDVTWLIVDDGGYGILREYMADAFDGRTAGTELTRPDFAALAESFGVPAVTTTPDALRADLEKALATSGPSVVVLPATLRMFAPTHL; from the coding sequence GTGACGCACGACCACGACCTGGTACTCCGCCCCACCGACGCCCAGCGGGCGGCGGCACTCGCCGCACCGCCCGGCCGCACGGGCGGGGACCTGGTCGTGGAGACGCTGCGCGGGCTCGGCGCGACGACCGTCTTCGGGCTGCCGGGGCAGCACGCCCTCGGCCTGTTCGACGCGGTCGGCCGCTCCGACCTGCGGCTCGTCACACTGCGGGTGGAGAACAACGCCGGCTTCGCGGCGGACGCGTACGGCCGGCTGACCGGCGAGGCCGTGCCGCTGCTGCTGTCGACGGGCCCGGGCGCGCTCACCGCGCTGCCCGCCCTGGCGGAGGCGGCCGCCGCCTCCTCGCCGGTCCTCGCCGTCTCCTCGCAGGTGCCGACCGCGGGCCTCGGCGGCGGGCGCCGCGGCCACCTGCACGAACTGCGCGACCAGGCCGCCTCCTTCCGGGACGTCGTCAAGTCCGTCCACTCCGCCCGCACCCCCTCCCAGATCCCGTCCGCCCTCGCCGCGGCGTGGGAGTCGGCGCTGACGGCGCCGCACGGGCCGGTCTGGGTGGAGATCCCCGAGGACGTCCTGCGGGCGGAAACGTTCATCCCACAGGTCACCGGCATGGACGCCACCCCGCACGAGCTCGCCCCGCGCCCCGAGCTGACCGCGCTCGCCGCGCACTGGCTGGAGCACGCCGAACGCCCGGCGATCCTCGCGGGCGGCGGCGTCATCCGCTCGGACGCGGCCGGAAAGCTGAAACAGCTCGCGGAGCGCCTCGACGCGCCCGTCGCCACCACCTTCGGCGGCAAGGGCGCCTTCCCCTGGAAGCACCCGCTGTCCCTCCAGTCCTGGCTGGAGGACCGCCACACGACCGACTTCCTCGAAGACGCGGACGTTCTGCTGGTGGTCGGCTCCGGGCTCGGCGAGCTGTCGTCGAACTACCACACGTTCCGGCCCCGCGGCCGCGTCGTCCAGATCGAGGCCGACCCCGGCAAGCTGGAGTCCAACCACACCGCACTCGGCATCCACGCCGACGCCCGCCTCGCCCTCCAGGCACTCCTGGAGACCGTCGCCGAACGCCGCGACCCGGCCGCCGCAGGGCGTGTCCGCACCGTCCTGTCGGCCGTCGCGGCCCGCCTCGCCGCCCAGAACCTGGACCTGGAGCAGGGCCTGCTGGCCTCGATCCGCTCGGCCCTGCCCGCCCGCTCCCCGTCGTTCTGGGACATGACGATCCTGGCGTACTGGGCGTGGTCGGCCTTCGACCCGCGGCACCCGAACACCATGCACTCGGCGCAGGGCGCGGGCGGCCTCGGCTACGCCTTCCCCGCCGCCCTCGGCGCCTGCCTGGCCGAGCCGGGCACCCCCGTCCTCGCCGTCTCCGGCGACGGCGGCGCCATGTACTCCCTCGCCGAGCTGGCCACGGCCCGCCAGCACGACCTGGACGTCACCTGGCTGATCGTCGACGACGGCGGCTACGGCATCCTCCGCGAGTACATGGCCGACGCCTTCGACGGCCGCACCGCCGGCACCGAACTGACCCGCCCGGACTTCGCGGCCCTGGCCGAGTCCTTCGGCGTCCCCGCCGTCACCACCACCCCGGACGCCCTCCGCGCGGACCTGGAGAAGGCCCTGGCCACATCCGGCCCGTCGGTGGTCGTCCTTCCGGCCACACTCCGCATGTTCGCCCCGACGCACCTCTAG
- the speB gene encoding agmatinase, with amino-acid sequence MSTEQTPRGPVDSSRIPRYAGPATFARLPRLDEVGSADVAVVGVPFDSGVSYRPGARFGGNAIREASRLLRPYNPAQDASPFALAQVADAGDIAVNPFNINEAVETVEAAADDLLNAGSRLMTLGGDHTIALPLLRSVAKKHGPVALLHFDAHLDTWDTYFGAEYTHGTPFRRAVEEGILDTEALSHVGTRGPLYGKQDLDDDAKMGFGIVTSADVYRRGADEVADQLRQRIGDRPLYISIDIDVLDPAHAPGTGTPEAGGMTSRELLEIIRGLSSCNLVSADVVEVAPAYDHAEITSVAASHTAYELTTIMSRQIAAAKGK; translated from the coding sequence ATGAGCACCGAGCAGACGCCGCGCGGACCGGTCGACTCCTCCCGCATCCCGCGCTACGCGGGCCCCGCGACGTTCGCGCGACTGCCCCGCCTGGACGAGGTCGGCTCCGCCGACGTCGCCGTCGTCGGCGTGCCCTTCGACTCCGGCGTCTCCTACCGCCCCGGCGCCCGCTTCGGCGGCAACGCCATCCGCGAGGCCTCCCGCCTGCTGCGCCCGTACAACCCGGCGCAGGACGCCTCCCCGTTCGCGCTGGCGCAGGTCGCCGACGCCGGCGACATCGCGGTGAACCCCTTCAACATCAACGAGGCCGTCGAGACGGTCGAGGCCGCGGCCGACGACCTGCTGAACGCCGGCTCCCGCCTGATGACCCTCGGCGGCGACCACACCATCGCCCTGCCGCTGCTGCGCTCGGTCGCGAAGAAGCACGGCCCGGTCGCCCTGCTGCACTTCGACGCCCACCTGGACACCTGGGACACCTACTTCGGCGCCGAGTACACCCACGGGACCCCGTTCCGCCGCGCCGTCGAGGAGGGCATCCTCGACACCGAGGCCCTCTCCCACGTCGGCACCCGCGGCCCGCTGTACGGCAAGCAGGACCTCGACGACGACGCCAAGATGGGCTTCGGCATCGTCACCTCGGCCGACGTCTACCGCCGCGGCGCCGACGAGGTCGCCGACCAGCTGCGCCAGCGCATCGGCGACCGCCCGCTGTACATCTCCATCGACATCGACGTCCTCGACCCGGCCCACGCCCCCGGCACCGGCACCCCCGAGGCGGGCGGCATGACCTCCCGCGAGCTGCTGGAGATCATCCGCGGCCTGTCCTCCTGCAACCTGGTGTCCGCGGACGTCGTCGAGGTCGCCCCGGCGTACGATCACGCCGAGATCACCTCGGTCGCGGCCTCGCACACCGCGTACGAGCTGACCACCATCATGAGCCGCCAGATCGCGGCCGCGAAGGGCAAGTAG
- a CDS encoding PucR family transcriptional regulator → MDESRTPDVPGPGGGPASPVPPVPLGALLGDRELGLRHVAGPGEAAVHGVHASEMADPAPYLLGGELLLTAGAADAAGADFEAAGGLAAAGGYDRYAARLVAAGAAALGFGVAPLHAEVPPALAAACARHGLPLVEVPPRTPFTAVARAVWRLMAEARTRELRRVTEAQQALAAAAARPDPVPAVLSRLAAGLGGYVVLWPDGRAAGSPPPAAAGAREALDALLARVGRPGGPATATDQAGGWHLAAHALGRHADRQAALGTAAPVRTPGDHTVASVAAVLLTLLTAERPAGEQAAALTRLLLGGSPAAALGGPGPWYAVHARGGPDPRGLAAALGTVLADPDGPAVRLLTDRDPGPQPGWRLGVSAPSAPDALPVADAQAHRALARAEAARTAVARHTEPGLAGLVGEAEARAHAEALLGPLPPVLRDTLRTWLARHGSWDRTAADLGVHRNTVRQRIARAAALLDRDLEDADVRMELWFALRTAARAAADGPVSG, encoded by the coding sequence ATGGACGAATCCCGCACACCGGATGTTCCGGGCCCCGGCGGGGGTCCTGCCTCGCCGGTGCCGCCCGTGCCGCTGGGGGCGCTGCTCGGCGACCGGGAGCTCGGCCTGCGGCACGTGGCGGGGCCCGGGGAGGCGGCGGTGCACGGGGTGCACGCCTCGGAGATGGCCGATCCGGCGCCGTACCTGCTCGGCGGGGAGCTGCTCCTCACGGCGGGGGCCGCGGACGCGGCGGGGGCGGACTTCGAGGCCGCCGGGGGCCTCGCCGCGGCCGGCGGGTACGACCGGTACGCGGCCCGGCTCGTCGCGGCGGGCGCCGCCGCGCTCGGCTTCGGCGTGGCGCCGCTGCACGCGGAGGTGCCGCCCGCGCTGGCCGCGGCGTGCGCGCGCCACGGGCTGCCGCTGGTGGAGGTGCCGCCGCGGACCCCGTTCACCGCGGTCGCCCGCGCGGTGTGGCGGCTGATGGCCGAGGCGCGGACGCGGGAGCTGCGCCGGGTGACCGAGGCCCAGCAGGCCCTCGCGGCCGCGGCGGCCCGCCCCGACCCGGTCCCGGCGGTGCTGTCGCGGCTCGCGGCCGGCCTCGGCGGGTACGTCGTGCTGTGGCCGGACGGCCGGGCGGCGGGCAGCCCGCCGCCGGCCGCGGCCGGGGCTCGGGAGGCACTGGATGCGCTGCTGGCCCGGGTGGGGCGGCCCGGCGGCCCGGCCACCGCCACGGACCAGGCGGGCGGCTGGCACCTGGCGGCCCACGCCCTGGGCCGGCACGCGGACCGGCAGGCCGCCCTGGGCACCGCCGCCCCGGTCCGGACCCCGGGGGACCACACGGTCGCCTCGGTCGCGGCGGTGCTGCTGACGCTGCTCACCGCCGAGCGGCCGGCCGGGGAGCAGGCCGCGGCGCTGACCCGGCTGCTGCTGGGCGGCTCCCCCGCCGCGGCACTGGGCGGCCCGGGCCCCTGGTACGCCGTCCACGCCCGCGGCGGCCCGGACCCGCGGGGGCTGGCGGCCGCGCTGGGCACCGTACTGGCCGACCCGGACGGGCCGGCCGTACGGCTCCTCACGGACCGGGATCCGGGCCCGCAGCCCGGGTGGCGGCTGGGGGTCAGCGCCCCGTCAGCGCCGGACGCCCTGCCCGTGGCCGACGCGCAGGCGCACCGCGCCCTGGCCCGCGCCGAGGCGGCCCGTACGGCCGTGGCCCGGCACACCGAGCCGGGCCTGGCGGGCCTGGTCGGCGAGGCCGAGGCCCGCGCCCACGCAGAGGCCCTGCTCGGGCCGCTCCCGCCGGTGCTGAGGGACACGCTGCGCACCTGGCTGGCCCGGCACGGCAGCTGGGACCGCACGGCGGCCGACCTGGGGGTGCACCGCAACACCGTCCGCCAGCGGATCGCCCGCGCCGCGGCCCTGCTGGACCGGGACCTGGAGGACGCGGACGTCCGCATGGAGCTGTGGTTCGCCCTGCGGACGGCGGCTCGGGCGGCGGCGGACGGGCCGGTCAGCGGTTGA